A DNA window from Maribellus comscasis contains the following coding sequences:
- a CDS encoding TraG family conjugative transposon ATPase, giving the protein MRNTMKATTIESKFPLLSVEHDCIVSKDADVTVAFRVTLPELFTVTSPEYEAIHSAWAKAVKVLPEYSVAHKQDWFVRETYQPKTEDREMSFLSRSYERHFNERPYLNHECFLYLTKTTKERMRMQSNFSSLCRGNIIPKEVNKDSTVRFLEAVGQFERIINDSGFISLARLTTDEIVGTPENAGLIEKYFSLSLDNATSLEDMELGADSLRIGAKHVCLHTLSDVEKLPGKVGTGMRYEKLSTDRSDCLLSFAAPVGLLLACDHVYNQYLFLEDSAENLRKFEKSARNMQSLSRYSRGNAINKEWIDLYLNEAHSHGLTSIRAHFNVMAWSEDEQELKHIRNEVGSQLALMECKPRHNTVDAATLYWAAMPGNSGDFPSEESFYTFIEQALCFFTEETNYRSSPSPFGIKMCDRVSGKPIHLDISDLPMKKGIITNRNKFVLGPSGSGKSFFMNHLVRQYYEQGTHVVLVDTGNSYQGLCEMIHRKTKGEDGVYFTYTEESPISFNPFFTDDYVFDVEKKDSIKTLLLTLWKSEDDKVSKTESGELGSAVSAYIRRIQENQDITPCFNTFYEYMRDDYRHELEEREIKVGRDDFNIDNMLTTLRQYYRGGRFDFLLNSDKNIDLLSKRFIVFEIDAIKENRELFPVVTIIIMEAFINKMRRLKGVRKQLIVEEAWKAIASANMAEYLRYMYKTVRKYFGEAIVVTQEVDDIISSPVVKESIINNSDCKILLDQRKYMNKFDQIQALLGLTEKEKSQILSINMSNAPSRRYKEVWIGLGGVQSAVYATEVSVQEYLAYTTEESEKMEVMQLAGKLDGDIELAIKQLAESKKQ; this is encoded by the coding sequence ATGAGGAATACTATGAAAGCAACGACTATCGAAAGTAAGTTCCCGCTTCTAAGTGTGGAACATGACTGTATTGTCAGCAAGGATGCCGATGTAACAGTAGCTTTTCGTGTAACGTTGCCTGAATTGTTTACGGTAACTTCGCCCGAATATGAAGCCATTCATTCTGCCTGGGCCAAAGCGGTCAAGGTGCTTCCCGAATACAGTGTGGCGCATAAACAGGATTGGTTTGTCCGTGAAACTTACCAGCCTAAAACCGAAGACAGAGAAATGAGTTTTCTGTCGCGCAGTTATGAGCGTCATTTCAACGAACGACCCTACCTGAACCATGAGTGCTTCCTGTATCTGACTAAAACGACCAAAGAACGGATGCGGATGCAAAGCAACTTTTCATCCCTCTGCAGGGGCAATATTATCCCCAAAGAAGTCAATAAGGACAGTACAGTCAGGTTTCTGGAAGCTGTAGGACAGTTTGAGCGGATTATCAACGACAGCGGTTTTATAAGCCTTGCCCGGCTTACGACCGATGAGATTGTCGGAACACCGGAAAATGCCGGGTTAATCGAGAAATACTTTTCGCTTTCGCTCGACAACGCCACTAGTCTTGAAGACATGGAGCTGGGAGCGGACAGCCTCCGGATTGGTGCAAAACATGTATGTCTGCATACCTTATCCGATGTAGAAAAATTACCCGGAAAGGTGGGCACTGGCATGCGTTACGAAAAACTATCCACCGACAGGAGCGACTGCCTTTTGTCGTTTGCTGCTCCCGTTGGGCTTCTGCTAGCCTGTGACCATGTGTATAACCAGTATTTGTTTCTGGAGGATAGCGCGGAAAATCTGCGGAAGTTCGAAAAGAGTGCTCGAAACATGCAATCGCTATCACGCTACAGCCGGGGCAATGCCATTAATAAGGAATGGATTGACCTTTACCTGAACGAGGCCCACTCACACGGGCTGACTTCTATCCGGGCGCACTTTAATGTGATGGCATGGAGCGAGGATGAGCAGGAACTAAAGCATATCCGTAACGAAGTTGGCTCTCAACTGGCATTAATGGAATGCAAGCCCCGTCACAATACCGTGGATGCAGCTACCCTTTACTGGGCGGCTATGCCCGGCAATTCGGGAGATTTTCCTTCGGAAGAAAGCTTTTACACCTTTATCGAACAGGCGCTTTGTTTTTTTACCGAAGAAACCAATTACCGTTCATCTCCGTCGCCTTTTGGTATTAAAATGTGTGACCGTGTGAGCGGGAAACCCATCCATCTGGATATTTCTGATTTACCGATGAAAAAAGGGATTATCACCAACCGGAATAAATTCGTACTGGGGCCAAGCGGAAGCGGAAAATCGTTCTTTATGAACCATCTGGTGAGGCAGTATTATGAGCAGGGAACCCATGTTGTGCTGGTGGATACAGGTAACAGCTACCAGGGATTGTGTGAAATGATTCACCGGAAAACCAAGGGAGAAGACGGGGTTTATTTTACCTATACCGAAGAAAGCCCGATTTCATTCAATCCATTTTTTACGGACGATTATGTGTTCGATGTGGAAAAGAAAGACAGCATCAAAACCCTGCTCCTGACCCTATGGAAAAGTGAAGACGACAAAGTGTCCAAAACAGAAAGCGGTGAGCTGGGCAGTGCGGTATCGGCTTATATCCGCCGCATTCAGGAAAACCAAGATATCACACCCTGTTTTAATACTTTTTATGAGTACATGCGCGATGACTACCGCCATGAACTGGAAGAAAGGGAAATTAAGGTAGGCCGGGACGATTTCAATATCGACAATATGCTGACCACCCTGAGGCAGTACTACCGGGGCGGACGCTTTGATTTCCTGCTGAACTCGGATAAGAATATCGACCTGCTTTCCAAACGCTTTATCGTATTTGAGATAGATGCCATAAAGGAAAACCGTGAGCTTTTTCCCGTGGTGACCATCATCATTATGGAGGCTTTCATCAACAAAATGCGCCGTCTGAAAGGGGTCAGGAAACAATTGATAGTGGAAGAGGCATGGAAGGCAATTGCTTCGGCGAATATGGCTGAATATCTGCGTTATATGTATAAAACAGTCCGAAAGTATTTTGGCGAAGCCATTGTCGTTACGCAGGAAGTAGATGACATTATTTCCAGCCCAGTGGTCAAGGAAAGTATCATCAATAATTCGGATTGCAAGATATTGCTCGACCAACGCAAATACATGAACAAGTTCGACCAGATACAGGCTTTGCTCGGGTTAACGGAAAAGGAAAAGTCGCAGATCCTTTCCATTAACATGAGTAATGCACCAAGCCGCCGGTACAAGGAGGTCTGGATAGGCTTGGGAGGTGTTCAAAGTGCGGTTTATGCCACAGAAGTTTCGGTTCAGGAATATCTGGCTTACACTACCGAAGAATCGGAAAAAATGGAAGTGATGCAGCTTGCCGGAAAACTGGACGGCGACATTGAACTAGCCATTAAGCAACTTGCTGAGAGCAAAAAGCAATAA
- a CDS encoding DUF4133 domain-containing protein: MEYNINKGIGKSVEFRGLKSQYLFIFAGGLLAVFVVFVILYMAGVSQMFCIAFGVVAASVLVWLTFNLNTRYGESGLMKLMAKKQHPRYLINRKVPRSLFQKVRKENAA; the protein is encoded by the coding sequence ATGGAATACAATATCAACAAAGGAATTGGCAAAAGCGTAGAATTTCGTGGTCTGAAATCGCAATACCTGTTTATTTTCGCCGGTGGGCTGCTTGCCGTGTTTGTGGTGTTTGTCATCCTATACATGGCTGGAGTTAGCCAAATGTTTTGCATTGCATTTGGCGTAGTTGCAGCCTCGGTGCTTGTCTGGCTGACTTTCAACCTGAACACCCGTTACGGGGAATCAGGACTGATGAAGCTCATGGCAAAAAAACAGCATCCCCGTTACCTGATTAACCGGAAAGTTCCCCGCAGCCTTTTCCAAAAAGTAAGAAAGGAGAATGCAGCATGA
- a CDS encoding DUF4134 domain-containing protein, translating into MTKKKILMQVAFLIAAVSTAFAQGDGTAGITEATNMVTSYFDPGTKLIYAIGAVVGLIGGIKVYNKFSSGDPDTSKTAASWFGACIFLIVAATILRSFFL; encoded by the coding sequence ATGACAAAAAAGAAGATTTTGATGCAGGTAGCTTTCTTAATAGCTGCTGTTTCAACCGCATTTGCGCAGGGCGATGGCACCGCCGGGATTACTGAAGCCACCAACATGGTTACTTCATATTTTGACCCCGGAACCAAACTGATTTATGCTATTGGCGCTGTTGTAGGGCTAATCGGCGGCATAAAAGTTTACAACAAATTTTCGAGCGGTGACCCTGACACCAGTAAAACTGCTGCAAGCTGGTTCGGGGCATGTATTTTCCTTATTGTGGCTGCGACCATCCTGCGTTCGTTCTTCCTTTAA
- a CDS encoding DUF3408 domain-containing protein, giving the protein MDKKDKQEKLDASFIISQAKSRNRPLTPYSQPSEEKREEETVEKSEQTKMRPDLDEKSQDEPRKRKNKGTDYEAFFFKEAEVKTRNGKVVYIRKEFHDRILKIVRVIGENELSLFSYLDNVLEHHFAMFQEDISKLYKKKNTDIF; this is encoded by the coding sequence ATGGATAAGAAAGATAAACAAGAAAAACTGGATGCCTCCTTTATTATCAGCCAGGCCAAAAGCAGGAACCGACCGTTGACCCCGTATTCTCAACCTTCAGAAGAAAAAAGGGAAGAGGAAACAGTAGAAAAATCGGAACAAACGAAAATGAGACCTGATTTAGATGAAAAATCACAGGATGAGCCACGCAAACGTAAGAACAAAGGAACAGATTATGAAGCATTCTTTTTCAAGGAAGCAGAAGTCAAAACGCGCAACGGGAAAGTGGTCTATATCCGCAAAGAGTTCCATGACCGCATCCTGAAAATAGTCCGGGTAATCGGCGAAAACGAACTGTCCCTGTTCAGCTACCTGGACAATGTGCTGGAACATCACTTTGCCATGTTCCAGGAGGACATTTCTAAACTGTACAAGAAAAAGAATACTGATATTTTTTGA
- a CDS encoding ParA family protein codes for MKKKPIYVAFSTQKGGAGKTTLTVLVASYLHYLRDYNVAVIDCDYPQHSIVEMRERDLKLALEDEHYKMMAYEQFTRINKKAYPVIESNTKEAIADAEYLIPQGDYDFIFFDLPGTMNNEHLIHSLAEMDYLIAPISADRVVLESTLNYLLVVKEHIMQPGKSNIKNLYLLWNMVDGREKSELYEVYETVIGELGFQLFKTFLPDTKRFRHEQSFNHKSLFRSTLFPPDKTLLKGSNLDVLTDEFLSLIK; via the coding sequence ATGAAAAAGAAACCGATTTATGTGGCTTTCTCTACCCAAAAAGGCGGAGCGGGCAAGACAACACTAACCGTTCTGGTTGCCAGTTATCTTCATTATCTCAGGGATTACAACGTGGCCGTGATAGACTGCGATTACCCGCAACACTCTATAGTGGAGATGCGCGAAAGGGATTTAAAGCTGGCGCTTGAAGACGAGCATTATAAAATGATGGCTTACGAGCAATTTACCCGGATAAACAAAAAAGCGTATCCGGTAATTGAGAGTAACACGAAAGAAGCCATAGCAGATGCCGAATACCTGATACCGCAGGGCGATTATGATTTTATCTTCTTCGACCTGCCGGGAACAATGAACAACGAACACCTGATACATTCTCTGGCGGAAATGGATTACCTGATTGCGCCCATCAGTGCCGACCGCGTAGTTCTGGAAAGTACCCTCAATTACCTACTCGTGGTAAAAGAGCACATTATGCAGCCGGGCAAATCCAACATAAAAAACCTGTACCTGCTCTGGAACATGGTAGATGGCCGTGAAAAGTCGGAATTGTATGAGGTTTATGAAACAGTGATCGGGGAATTGGGGTTCCAACTGTTCAAAACTTTCCTGCCCGACACGAAACGGTTCCGGCATGAACAATCCTTCAACCACAAGTCCCTGTTCCGTTCCACACTGTTCCCTCCTGATAAAACGCTTCTAAAAGGCAGTAACCTCGATGTACTTACGGATGAATTTCTTAGCCTGATCAAATAG
- the mobA gene encoding conjugal transfer protein MobA, which produces MKQENINRRRRKGGRPAKNDPATECVMVRFNAREYARFLTLFEQSGVKAKAVFIKARVFNQPFRVVKTDRAALEYVAKLTTFYAQFRGIGTNYNQVVKELHSNFSHKKALALLFKLEKLTTELAVTGQQIIALSKEYEEKYLQK; this is translated from the coding sequence ATGAAACAGGAAAATATAAATCGCCGGAGGCGAAAAGGGGGACGCCCTGCCAAAAACGACCCCGCGACAGAATGCGTAATGGTACGCTTTAATGCCCGTGAATATGCCCGTTTTCTGACATTATTTGAACAATCGGGTGTAAAAGCAAAAGCTGTTTTTATCAAAGCAAGGGTATTCAACCAACCGTTTCGTGTTGTTAAAACCGACCGGGCGGCACTCGAATATGTGGCAAAACTGACTACTTTTTATGCCCAGTTCAGGGGAATAGGAACCAATTATAACCAGGTCGTAAAAGAACTGCACAGTAATTTTTCGCATAAAAAAGCACTGGCTTTGCTCTTTAAGCTGGAAAAACTGACCACCGAACTGGCCGTAACCGGACAGCAAATTATTGCCTTGTCAAAAGAATATGAAGAAAAATATTTACAGAAATAG
- the mobB gene encoding conjugal transfer protein MobB produces the protein MIAKITTGKDIYGALAYNQEKVNEGLGKVLASNIIPEPEDGRFRVAACTEAFNRWLPSHYRTEKPVIHISLNPHPDDNLTNEQLADIGREYLQQMGYGAQPYLIFKHSDIEREHIHIVSLQVDSEGKKINDSKRNLRSVAATEKLEKKYGLHCAKEQKQLEQWQFKPVDAEKGDLKKQIGSVIKPAVAMYQFQTMGEYRALLSLYNIGVEEVQGTRSGKPYRGLLYSALDSDGNKAGTPIKSSAFGKTVGFTALEERMKKSTILIKEKGYRERVRPLIAGMVRENKNESKLRQKLKEKDIDLYLRRNNTGRITGVTFIDHQSRCVLNGSRLGKEFSANVFNDLFRESPAVEGHTKQVGKKEPFTPLVEPFSPANSQTGHIESAIGSLFSILSPEPESYVENPQQLRKKRKKKKRKYGRQT, from the coding sequence ATGATTGCCAAAATAACCACCGGAAAAGACATTTACGGCGCTCTTGCCTACAACCAGGAGAAGGTAAACGAAGGATTGGGAAAGGTACTCGCGTCAAATATCATCCCGGAACCGGAAGATGGCCGTTTTAGGGTGGCAGCGTGTACCGAAGCTTTTAACCGCTGGTTACCATCGCATTACCGGACAGAAAAACCGGTCATCCATATATCGCTCAACCCACACCCGGATGATAATTTGACAAATGAACAACTGGCAGACATTGGGCGTGAGTATCTGCAACAGATGGGTTACGGCGCTCAACCGTACCTGATTTTCAAACATTCAGATATCGAGCGGGAACATATCCATATCGTTTCGTTACAGGTGGACAGCGAGGGTAAAAAAATTAATGACAGCAAACGCAATTTACGAAGTGTGGCTGCAACGGAAAAGCTGGAAAAGAAATACGGCCTGCATTGCGCCAAAGAACAAAAACAGTTGGAGCAATGGCAGTTTAAGCCCGTAGATGCGGAGAAAGGCGATTTGAAAAAGCAAATTGGTTCAGTCATTAAACCGGCAGTTGCGATGTACCAGTTCCAGACAATGGGAGAATACCGTGCCTTGCTATCCCTCTACAACATCGGTGTGGAAGAAGTGCAGGGAACGCGAAGTGGAAAGCCTTACCGGGGATTGCTCTATTCAGCATTGGACAGCGATGGGAACAAAGCCGGTACACCCATCAAATCATCTGCTTTCGGAAAAACAGTTGGGTTCACTGCCCTCGAAGAACGGATGAAAAAATCCACCATCCTGATAAAAGAGAAGGGATACCGCGAACGGGTACGCCCTTTGATTGCCGGAATGGTGCGAGAAAACAAAAATGAATCGAAACTGCGCCAGAAGTTAAAAGAAAAGGATATTGACCTTTATCTCCGGCGAAACAATACAGGGCGGATTACCGGAGTTACTTTTATCGACCATCAAAGTCGTTGTGTCCTGAACGGCTCCAGGCTGGGCAAAGAGTTTTCTGCCAATGTATTCAACGACCTGTTTAGAGAGTCCCCGGCAGTCGAAGGACACACAAAACAGGTGGGTAAAAAAGAACCGTTCACACCTCTGGTTGAACCGTTCTCCCCGGCTAACAGTCAGACCGGGCATATTGAATCCGCCATCGGTAGCCTGTTCTCAATTCTTTCACCGGAACCGGAATCATACGTTGAAAATCCGCAACAGCTTCGAAAAAAACGAAAAAAGAAAAAACGAAAATATGGAAGGCAGACATAA
- a CDS encoding ATP-binding protein produces MYRESIINLKNWKEDKFRKPLIVRGARQVGKTWLLKEFGRTSYAKLVYVNFEETPALQNIFATDFDIERIITILQIQAQTTITADDTLIVFDEIQSAERGVTSLKYFCENAPQYHVIAAGSLLGMGLHSQVSFPVGKVDFLDLRPLSFFEFLLSLNESALVDALKAKNWGVISVFTEKLKEYLRYYFYVGGMPEVVSAFAETRDWQLVRRIQNRILNSYEGDFSKHAPNETVPRIRMVWQSIPSQLAKENKKFVYGVLREGARAKDFELAIQWLVDCGLLLKSHRVSKPGIPLAAYQEISVFKLFLHDLGLLGAMAGLDVRTIIDGDEIFTEFKGALTEQYVMQQLRLNSERYIGYWTNDKSTSEVDFVIQEEGKVIPVEVKSGENLRSKSFRLFCEKYKPSKAIRTSLTDYKEEEWMINVPLYAIGKEGL; encoded by the coding sequence ATGTATAGGGAGTCTATTATTAACTTAAAAAACTGGAAAGAAGACAAATTCCGTAAGCCACTAATTGTAAGAGGTGCCCGGCAGGTAGGAAAAACATGGCTATTAAAGGAGTTTGGACGTACATCGTATGCAAAACTGGTCTATGTAAATTTTGAAGAGACACCTGCACTGCAAAATATTTTTGCGACAGACTTTGATATTGAGCGAATCATTACCATACTTCAAATTCAAGCCCAAACCACAATAACGGCAGACGATACCCTGATTGTTTTTGACGAAATACAGTCGGCGGAACGTGGAGTGACTTCTTTGAAATATTTCTGTGAAAACGCCCCGCAATACCATGTAATTGCAGCTGGGTCTCTGCTTGGGATGGGCTTGCACAGCCAGGTCTCGTTTCCGGTTGGCAAGGTCGATTTCCTCGATTTACGTCCACTTTCCTTTTTTGAATTCCTGCTTTCATTGAATGAATCGGCGCTAGTTGACGCTTTAAAGGCAAAGAACTGGGGTGTTATTTCCGTTTTTACTGAAAAGTTAAAAGAATACCTGCGTTATTATTTTTACGTTGGTGGAATGCCCGAAGTCGTGTCGGCTTTTGCTGAAACCCGCGACTGGCAGTTAGTCCGAAGGATTCAAAACAGGATTCTCAATTCTTATGAAGGTGATTTTTCGAAACATGCACCCAATGAAACTGTTCCCCGGATTCGGATGGTTTGGCAAAGTATCCCTTCGCAACTGGCAAAAGAAAATAAAAAATTTGTATATGGGGTTTTAAGAGAAGGAGCCCGTGCCAAAGATTTTGAGTTGGCCATCCAATGGCTGGTCGATTGCGGCTTACTGTTAAAAAGCCACCGGGTATCAAAACCGGGCATTCCGCTGGCAGCCTATCAGGAAATTTCTGTGTTCAAATTGTTCCTGCACGACCTTGGCTTACTTGGTGCCATGGCTGGACTGGATGTTAGAACAATTATTGATGGTGATGAGATTTTTACCGAGTTTAAAGGTGCACTTACCGAACAGTATGTGATGCAGCAACTACGACTGAATAGCGAACGATATATCGGTTACTGGACTAACGACAAGAGTACTTCTGAAGTTGATTTTGTTATTCAGGAGGAAGGGAAAGTTATTCCGGTTGAAGTAAAATCGGGTGAAAACCTGAGGTCAAAAAGCTTTCGCTTGTTTTGTGAGAAATACAAGCCCTCAAAAGCTATTCGTACATCATTAACCGATTACAAGGAAGAGGAGTGGATGATAAATGTTCCATTGTATGCCATTGGAAAGGAGGGTTTGTAA
- the mobC gene encoding conjugal transfer protein MobC — protein MQQEDDLRALAKVMDFMRALSILFVAINIYWFCYQAMVEWGINIGVIDKILLNFNRTAKLFGNILYTKLFALVFLALSCLGTKGVKQEKITWNKIISFLFIGFVLFFLNWWLVDLSIPLVAKTAFYIFTMASGYLCLLAGGVWMSRLLKSNLMEDVFNTENESFMQETRLVENEYSVNLPTRFYYKKKWNNGWINVVNPFRAGIVLGTPGSGKSYAVINQFIKQQIEKGYSQYIYDFKFPDLSTIAYNHLLKNQHGYKKVPTFYVINFDDPARSHRCNPINPSFMSDISDAYESAYTIMLNLNRTWVQKQGDFFVESPIILFAAIIWYLRIYKEGRYCTFPHAIEFLNKRYEDIFPILTSYPELENYLSPFMDAWMSGAQDQLQGQIASAKIPLSRMISPQLYWVMSGDEFTLDINNPDEPKVLVVGNNPDRQNIYGAALGLYNSRIVKLINKKGQLKSSVIIDELPTIYFKGLDNLIATARSNKVAVLLGFQDFSQLKRDYGDKEAAVVMNTVGNIFSGQVVGDTAKNLSERFGKVLQKRQSMTINRNDKSTSISTQLDSLIPASKISTLTQGMFVGAVADNFDERIEQKIFHAEIVVNSAKVATETKGYKQIPVITNFVDDNGVNRMKEMIQDNYNRIKEETKQIVTDELERISNDPALCYLLPKKE, from the coding sequence ATGCAGCAGGAAGACGATTTGAGGGCACTGGCAAAGGTTATGGACTTTATGCGTGCCTTAAGTATTTTATTTGTAGCTATAAATATCTATTGGTTTTGTTACCAAGCGATGGTCGAATGGGGCATTAATATTGGGGTAATCGATAAAATACTTCTGAATTTCAACCGTACTGCTAAATTATTTGGCAACATCCTTTACACAAAACTTTTCGCATTGGTGTTTCTGGCTTTATCCTGTCTCGGAACAAAAGGGGTCAAGCAGGAAAAAATCACATGGAATAAGATAATCAGTTTCCTATTTATTGGCTTTGTCCTTTTCTTTCTCAACTGGTGGTTGGTGGATTTGTCGATACCGTTAGTTGCCAAAACAGCTTTCTACATTTTCACAATGGCTAGCGGTTATCTCTGCCTGCTGGCTGGTGGAGTTTGGATGAGCCGTTTATTGAAAAGTAACCTGATGGAAGATGTTTTCAATACCGAAAACGAATCGTTTATGCAGGAAACACGCCTGGTTGAAAATGAATACTCTGTGAACCTACCGACAAGATTCTATTACAAAAAGAAATGGAATAACGGCTGGATTAATGTTGTAAATCCCTTCCGTGCGGGTATTGTATTGGGAACGCCCGGCTCCGGGAAAAGTTACGCGGTAATCAATCAGTTTATAAAGCAGCAGATAGAAAAAGGATATTCGCAATATATCTATGATTTTAAGTTTCCCGACCTCTCAACGATTGCCTATAACCACCTGCTGAAAAACCAACACGGATACAAAAAAGTACCGACTTTCTATGTAATCAATTTCGACGACCCGGCACGCTCACACCGCTGTAACCCGATTAATCCCTCGTTTATGAGCGATATATCCGATGCTTACGAAAGCGCATATACCATCATGCTGAACCTGAACCGGACATGGGTGCAAAAGCAGGGCGATTTTTTTGTGGAATCGCCAATTATTTTGTTTGCAGCCATCATCTGGTATTTGCGCATATACAAAGAAGGTCGGTATTGCACATTTCCCCATGCCATCGAGTTTCTGAACAAGCGATATGAAGATATTTTCCCAATTCTGACGAGCTATCCAGAACTGGAGAATTATCTTTCTCCTTTTATGGATGCCTGGATGTCGGGGGCACAGGACCAGTTACAGGGACAGATTGCATCGGCTAAAATCCCTCTTTCAAGGATGATTTCGCCCCAATTGTATTGGGTCATGTCAGGCGATGAATTTACATTGGACATCAATAATCCAGATGAGCCGAAAGTATTAGTTGTGGGGAACAATCCCGACCGTCAGAATATTTACGGTGCAGCATTGGGCCTGTACAACAGCCGCATTGTAAAACTCATCAATAAAAAAGGACAGTTAAAAAGCTCGGTTATCATCGATGAGTTGCCGACTATTTATTTCAAAGGGCTGGATAACCTGATTGCCACAGCCCGCAGCAACAAGGTTGCCGTGTTGCTCGGCTTTCAGGATTTCTCGCAGTTAAAACGTGATTACGGTGACAAAGAAGCAGCCGTAGTAATGAATACTGTTGGCAATATCTTCTCTGGCCAGGTAGTTGGAGATACGGCAAAAAACCTGTCGGAACGTTTCGGTAAGGTTTTACAGAAACGCCAGTCAATGACGATAAACCGCAATGATAAATCAACTTCTATCAGCACCCAGTTAGACAGCCTTATCCCGGCAAGCAAAATTTCCACGCTCACCCAGGGCATGTTTGTCGGGGCAGTTGCTGACAATTTTGATGAACGCATCGAGCAAAAGATTTTCCATGCAGAGATTGTAGTGAACAGTGCGAAGGTTGCTACTGAAACTAAAGGATACAAGCAAATTCCTGTTATTACCAATTTTGTGGACGACAACGGTGTTAACCGCATGAAGGAAATGATTCAGGACAATTATAACCGCATAAAGGAAGAAACAAAGCAGATTGTTACAGATGAACTTGAAAGGATTAGTAATGACCCGGCGCTTTGTTATTTGTTGCCGAAAAAGGAATAG
- a CDS encoding helix-turn-helix transcriptional regulator, whose amino-acid sequence MAKEKRIYNRIKAVLAEQGKTNLWLAAELEVNRTTVSKWCTNEVQPTMESLFRIADALNVDARELLVSPNKKL is encoded by the coding sequence GTGGCCAAAGAGAAGCGTATTTATAATAGAATTAAAGCAGTATTAGCTGAACAGGGAAAAACAAACTTATGGCTGGCAGCGGAATTAGAAGTGAACAGGACGACCGTTTCAAAATGGTGTACAAACGAAGTTCAGCCTACAATGGAATCCCTTTTCCGAATTGCTGATGCCTTAAATGTTGATGCAAGGGAACTGTTAGTTTCACCCAATAAAAAACTCTAA
- a CDS encoding three component ABC system middle component, with translation MKEIYYTYNNEAIASCIFLSILNNADELDIARSCLILPFLLDDRTVNYLDRNKHIETDLVQIIKEQPRLFVSFNKRYLSLLPVTINSLLLLSKSNQIKIDTQISSIRNIIFDRQNLGTRFQKIEKITPKFLSVIEKYSTSQLYKMLKIQL, from the coding sequence ATGAAAGAAATATACTACACCTATAATAATGAGGCAATCGCCAGTTGCATCTTTTTATCAATATTGAATAATGCTGATGAATTGGATATTGCTCGTTCCTGCTTAATTCTACCTTTTTTACTGGACGACAGAACCGTAAATTATTTAGATAGGAACAAACACATTGAAACTGACTTAGTGCAAATTATAAAGGAACAGCCCCGTTTATTTGTTTCTTTTAATAAACGGTATTTATCATTACTGCCCGTAACTATTAATTCGTTACTATTATTAAGTAAGAGTAATCAAATAAAAATTGACACTCAGATTTCGTCCATTAGAAACATTATTTTCGACAGACAAAATTTGGGGACAAGGTTTCAAAAAATAGAAAAAATCACACCGAAATTTTTGTCTGTAATAGAGAAATATTCAACATCTCAATTGTATAAAATGCTAAAAATTCAATTATGA